Genomic window (Magnolia sinica isolate HGM2019 chromosome 6, MsV1, whole genome shotgun sequence):
TGCAATAGTTATGAGTACAGGAACAGAACATACCACGAAATGGCACAAATGATTCATATCTTGGTCAAAAAAAATTGAGAGCACACCAACAAACCTTTGAAATGTTTACAGctcttttgtctttttcttttttaatttttggcgcgcgcgcgcgcgcgagagagagagagatgtttacACTTCATCATCCTAGAGACCAGGGGTGCAAATTGGCGGGTTGGGTTGGtaagggtcaacccaagcccgaaCCAACCTCAAGAAAACCCAACttccaacccaaggtgcccaacATGAATTCGTCTATACTCAACCCTAAACCGATCCACTCCAACCCAattcaaatacatgtgattattccttaCCCAACCTAACTCGAcccgaatttgctcaacccaaatcCAACCAGGTTTCAATCaggttggagttttccaaccctaatTCAACCGAGGACCGTGACAAGctgacccaacctgacctgaactcggGATGGGTAAATCAAGTTTGGGTTGaccgaacccaagttgcagccctactaGAGATTATTTACAAAGCCTTTATATAATCCGCatgtaaattttaaaataaataaataactgacAAAATTTAATTTACCTGACACCTTCGTGATGAGAACAAGTAAGTTGCACCAGTGCTTCGAGTGCACCTGCCTCTTGTCCAACAGCAGCATTGTTACTGTTACTATCACCATGAGCAGCCAGATTAGCTAAGGCACGAGCAGCCTGGGCATAAAAGAGCAGGATAACCACCAGCGACATCAGCTTCCTTACAGCATATCAGACTTGTTTGAAGATGCATAGGCAACACATGCCACAACTAAAACTACTACCTGAGTATGCCCATGGGAAAGTCAATGTAATAATTCTGCAACTTAAATTCACTAGTTCTCTAAGTCACATAGGGAGTCCGCCACAATGTTTAAGGGGTGTTTGGATGGGCaccaaattcatgaatttaaCAAATCTTCTTTTTTCAtctttcataaaaaaaattcatgaatttggcaAATCTTAATTGCCAAATTCATGAATTATGTAACTAGTGTGTTCGGTTAACCTTGTTTATTGAGTTTGCTGATTTTCCAATTAATAGACAGGGCACAACTCACAAACTTAGCAGCTAGAAGATAGGGGGGAGGTCCAAATTCACCAATCCATGAAGCAAGAAATCAAGGGTTTCCCAATGTTAAGATGGAGAATGGCTCCCCACCCATCACAATACCTCTACTTTCTTAGCAATTGATTTAATGGCTACGATTAGCCAATCAAAGTCATTTTTCAGAAAGATGATCAATCAAACGGGGGCCCCACATTATGAAAGGTCAATTCAATGACCATTTCTAGTTTATCAATATGGACCGTTAAGTTTCCAAAGGATTGCTCAGTTGGTTAGTACCATCAAATAAAGTAATTTTTGAGAGAGATGGCCAATAAACATAGACCCACATGATTGATAACAATCAGACCTTTTatcatataatattttttttttaacaacacAAGATGTCCCCGCCCCATTTGAGGTGAGACTATACCTtgcagatgcacgcaatcacccgcaaCCACGTGCATCGAGTAATGCCAAGGAGGGGAGTTGAACCCACGCCTGTAGGGATAATCCATATAataaatatggaccatccatttcataAAGGATCATCTTATGAAAACGATTTTTCGGGAGGGGTCAACATAACAGGTGAGCCAACTAGATGGAGAATCCAGAGCACTTATAGGGCCTTCTCTAGTATAATCAATAGTTATCGTTCATTTCCTATCCATTGATTGAACAGTTGGGATCGTCATTGAGTGATTGTCTGGAGGATGGGCAATCAAATGTGGCtagttgcacaaagcatgaagCAGAGCAGCAACAAATGTGTAGAGGTGTGGAAGTGCCTCTTTCAAAATGTTAACGAGTGTAAATGGGTAGGAAGCGGGAGTGACAGCGAGTGTCCGAAGTAGGGACtcgaagcaggagcagcacctaattagaaggatcctgcaaatAAGGCCCCACAACATGGGTGGTCTAGACCAATTACTGTACTTTCTCTATAATGTACAATGTGGACTGCCATTTTCATACCCATTGATCAAATTGTTAGGATCGTCTAATAAAAGTAACCTCTAGGCAGATGAAGCaatcaaagatgggccccacatgatgatggaGAGCCCAAATTAATTATTGGAATTTCTCCATTATGATTAATATGGGCCATCTATTTTCCTATAAATTAATCAAATGGGTAGGATCACCCGACCAAAGTGTATTTTAAGAGGGATGAGCAGCCAAAGGTGGGATCCAAATCAATTATTAGAACTTCTCTATTATAATCAATATTGACCGTGATTTTCTTagtcattgattggatggttgaaatCATCCAATCGAAGTCGTTTTTGAGACATGGGTAATCAAAGGGGGGGCATAACCAGATCCATGATTGTACCATTTCTACATTATATTTTATTTGGACCATCAATTTAGATGACCTTtgattagatggtttggatcatccaatctcaAGCGAATAGAACGAATGGGCTTGAAAAATTAATTGAAAATTCTTTCCCAAATTCTTatgacataaaaataaaaataaaataaaataatcaaaattttgataaagaaaaaccaaaaaaaaataaaaattgataaaTCATTAATCTACAATTTCGTGTAAACTAATTAAGGAACTTCCAAATTAATGAGTTTTTTAATTAATGCCTCCAAACACCACCTTGGATAGATGGTAATAGGTAACCCACTTACTCTAGGGTTAGATGCAAGGTAACAATGCCTGCTCCCATAGATGGGTAATCGCAGCTCAAGATGAAAGAAGTACTAGAAACACCAAAGTTAATCTCCCATTTCCATGTTTAGGCAATTTTCACTCAAAAATATACAATGCAGGGGATAAGCATCTTGGATGACCGTTGAGATAGATAAAATCAACTACTACAAGGATAGAGAAAAACTAAAAGCAAGCCGACATCCAAGTCAAcagggaaagaagaaaaatgttcCACTAAATCCCTGCCTACCTAGTAAATAATGCTTAGAACGAACAAGGAATGCAACTAAGCTCGCTTGGGAGATAAAAGGAAAAGCTACCTGCTCCTGCACTCCCTCGAACTTGCATTTCCGTGCAAGCATCACCAAAGCTTGGACACCACCTGCCACTGCAACCTCCATGCTACATTTCTCATCAGCTGCCAAATTTGCAAGTGCCCCAGCAGCTCGTTCCTGTTTGACATCAAAACAAACAAGCACAAAGGTCTCAACTTGTCATCTTTGTACTTTTTCCCCTAGTACTAGTAAAAAGACATGACTGCACATCACAGGCAAGACATACAAGAACTCCATCACCACCAGAATCCCATTTGAAAATAAGATCGACAAGAGCTTTTACAGCACCTGCCTCCGCAATGGCACCCTGAAACCAAGAGCTGATCACATTGTAACCAACTATCATAAAGAATAGAGCATGCAAAAGATGACGTATAAAACCTTGTGCTCCTCTCCAACAGAAAGATTCCAGAGTCCCCCGGCAGCCTCTTCAGCAACCAATCTGTTCTTAGACCTAGCAAGATCAGCAAGGATGCTGATTCCACCTTCTTCTGCGACAGCTTTTGCAACTTTAGCATTCACGGACAAGTTTGCTATAGCCTATACATTTGGATTCCCATATCAATTCAAAACCATCAACCCAAAATTCCCTGAGACATGCCAAAATCAAGCTTGCTAAACCCAAAACTTTACCTTCGCTGCTTCTGACTGGACACCTTCCCTACTAGATCTAGCAAGATCTAAGAGCAGTCGTATCCCACCATCCCGCATAACTGCCTCTGCCCTTCCACAATCAACAGTCGCATTTCCGTCATCAATGACAACAAAGGTGGCAAGTCCCGTTGCTGCTCTTTCTTGAACATCCTCTTGTGAGCTCTGCATCAAGCTGAGCAAAAGGGCTGCACCTTGTGCCAGCCAGAAATTATCCATCCCTTGTGGATTAGTCTCCGCAACACGAAGAAGCGAGTGTGAAAGAGCCCACTGGAGCCAATTCATAACATCCCCTACGTACCCAACACCGTTCCTCGaagtactccactcccaaaagACATTCCGTTCTTTCATGGTGGTATCAGCGAATAATGAAGCTAGACCTTTAAAAATGTCTGTGAAAATGGTGAGCAGCAACTTTCCCTTGACATTATATGCTGAGTAGTTACCTGCTTCTTCCAGAACCGTGCAATTCAAAGCACAAAACACCTTCAAGTTATGCGATGAAGACAATAGCCTTGAAACAGCACTCGGGGCGATGTCGGTCCTCGAAACGTCAATGCCAACCAAGTTCGGCAGCTTGCTCCAGAGCTGCATGGCCAAGCTCCATTTCATGTTCCGGGTCCCTGCAACCGAGAGGAACCGAACAGAGACTGCATTCCCCAGTGCGGCCTCATCAACATTCCCACAGTCCACAAACCCAATCTCAGCCAGCTGCTTGCAATGCCTCCCCAGCGCATTGATGGCCTCCCCGTCTACGTCCCGGACGCCTGAGAGCCGGAGCCTCCTCAACTTGGGGCAGCATTGGGCAACCAGCTTGATGGCATCACTGCTGATCCTCTCACAGAAGTCTGGGCCAATCTGGAGGCTCTCAAGCACCTCGTGGCGGGCTGCCATGACAGAAAGCGCTGCATCGGTGATGTCCCGGCAAAAGTCGCCGCTGATCTCACGAAGGCCACGGGCCTGCAGGTACATGACCGCGCCGGCGGAGTCTGCCCCACGGAACCGGAGCTTCTGGAGGTTGGCGCAGCGCGAGGCGAGGGATGAAGCGGCCACAGCATCGCACCTGTGAGCCCGGAGGTCAAGGGAGGTCCAGAGGCAGGGAGACGAGCCAAGTGCCCGCCACGTCCGGCAGGTCGACGCCATGCTGGCTCGGTCCCTGTAATTCAGGTAGGAAAACAGCTGGACGACGGTGTCGTCAGGTAGACATGTCCAATCGACCTCTATTCTCGAATCCGACTGGGACGGGACGTCGCAGATACAAGAATCCCTGTGAGAGATTGATTTATCCTTCTCTCTGGAGTGAGAACCTTTCCGCCGAACTCTTCGACTCATCTCGAAATTAGAGCTCCGAATTCTCACCAATTAATAGAAAAAATGGACAAATAGAAACCCTAGAATTGCAAATAAAAAACCCTAATCATAAGGGCATCGAATTGCGGAATACAGAGAGAGATATGGATTCAAAGGACTAAATATAAGAAGATATATAACGAATCTAGGTAAGGGATTGAAtcgtctttttctttctttttggtggGGGAGAAAATCAAAGAAGGGCAAAACAGGAAAAGGTGATTTTTCTTACCTGGAACGATTATTTCGAGCTGCAGACTGGAATGGGGTTTTTCTTATTatcttgaatttttattattattatttcctgtGTTTTTTtgtagagagagaaggaaagaagagagaggccTGGGAggagatggagatggagatggagagGGGTATGGAGGGAAATTGGCGGGGGTAATTTGGGAAGAGAAACGAAACCCTGGGGGCATGTATCTGCTGCCTCTTCTCCCCTTCTCCTGAAAGGGAAGAGAGCACAGCACGCAGAAAAAGCGTATATATGGGTAAGGAGGGCTGGATTGGGCTAGGCCTGTAAATGGGCCTTTTGTTTTACAGCCCACCATGTATTTTTGGACCATCTTTTAAAAATATGGTGCAATGCCGAGGCTGAAAGGTTGCGAGTTACTTTCCCGTTTTGATGTTGGACAACTAAGGCCCATGGTTATGTGATCCGAATCGTTGATTTTATGGGCCTGATTTTGGATGGCCTGTGATTTTGATACTTGGATGAGTGGACATCAAGTGATCGATTGATCATGGAAATAAAGCAATGGTTCAGATTCTAATAAGAAAATACCAAATATTTAGAATTACTGTCTTCCAACGTGGGAGTTTTTCAGTTCATATACAGTCCTTGGTGTGACCCATcgtgtcaatggtttggatcattgaaccatagACAATGCACCTCAAAGGGTGGGACATGGGTCCGGGGATTGGCATGACAATAGCTCCTGTTTGAATATGGGCACACATATAAGATCCAGATAATTCATCTGCTGGACcttatcatggatggaccatctcCAAAAAGTGAAATGTAGGATTATCCCAGCCGTTGATTGGAGGACTTTTGAGGATTGTACGTCAACCGTTACAAAATTGTCCAACTGTCCATTTTCGTGGCCAGCTAGTATGGTTTGGGGTTCAATGCTTTAGGTAGTATTTGAATGGCCTATGGtccaatgattaaaaaaaaatgatcctgaccattgatttaTGGATTTAAATGTGACCCACTAGAAAATCTTCTTGCCCGTGATACACATTCAAATACTCATATCAACGGTTGGAATCATCCTTTATTGTGACTCATATAGCCTATAGACCAAAACTCAACAATTCTGATTATTAGATCATTtctacatgtggggtgggcctaaactaagaaatgtaattcAACTCATGTTATTGGAGGATCCTAACGTACTGACCCAatctatggttgagattgaaTGCACTATAAATTGGAATTGCAATGATGTGTCCAATCTGTTCATGGCGAGAAAGTAGCCCTAAAATTGCAATGGCATTCCTTTCAGGTGTAACTCAAAAGTAACTGAATTACAATGTGAAACTTACTTTCATACATGAATGCTTGCAAGGGTATTTGTGATTCAGCTGTTTTCACTTTATTGAATTAATTATTGCAATTTGGTTCGATAGTGTGTCCAAACGCAATCAAATTCATTTCCGAAAACACTCAGAACTCATTGTACAAATGTCTTAAAGTATATTAAGATTGTTTTATGTCATCATTGATTTTTTGACATGGCACCATATATGCGTTTGCATCAGCATGGTAGGTGACACGAGAAAAAGTATAAAGTGACTTGGAAACGCCTAACACACATGTATTGCTATTATTAGTAAGTTAATCATGGGTTTTTTGAGTTCAAGCAGGCTGTTATGGTGCATTTTTTTGAAGGCATCTGAGAGCTAGAAATCAgaatttgaagtttagattttccCTAGAGAAATAATTGTGGTAGTGAAGATGGTAGATGAGGAGCTAATGAGGTTCTGAATCATGTTGAAGTAACTTTAATTGTGATTTGTAACAATCATGCAATTCCACAACTCTGCTTATGGCTGAACGTACATTGTTGAATTAGATTTAATGCAGCCCGAAGCATGAAATAGACTAtaacccaaaccatccattcatgacGAAGGTTCTATAAATGGATCATGGATTGATTAAACAATCATATCCATATGTAAATGGCACATGAAGTCATTGATGGGACTTTTGATTATTATTGTCAAAGCATTTTCAAATGGTTGGGAGCATCCAATCACTTTGAAATTTAGCATATGGTCCATGTTGCAGTCATGGACAACCATGACTGCGAACGagtgatggttaggatcattggaCATATATATGCTAATTTCTTGCTTTCATGAGCATTGTAAGTATAATTTATTAAGGACAGAGACCAGAATTTTTAGCAGTGTTGGATGAATGGGCCCATGGATGATTGTGAAGGTATGGGCATAAatttaaagagagagaaaaaaaaaaaaaaaaaaaccatggatcTAGCTCCATGAATCAGTAGTGGACAGGCCTCTGTTTTGAGTGCCCAATGTGGTTTGAGTGGGTTAAAAAAGGTGGGGTCCAGCACAGGTCCACAAACATGCTTTGGCCCAAAATGCGGTATatgtcattttctttttttctttactcATCTATTTTCTTTCTCACATGAGCATGTAGATCACTGAATGGGTCATTTTCTTTCTCACACAAGCATGTAGATCACTGAATGGGTAATGTTATGTGATCcatgtaccacacaccattggtgtattgacgtcaccaagttttgtaggtcccattatgaggtatgtctcatatccaaaccatcagTTTATCCGGCGAGctcatgaaaaaagaagaagaagaagaagaaaacagatccaaagattaagtggaccacaatgcaaaaagcacttgggattgaacgtgtaccattgaaacccttttgagagtcactgaagttttggatcaatatgatatttgtttttcctccttatcttggtctgtgtgaccttatgaacatactggatggaaaataaatgttgtagTGGGCCTAAGGATGTTTTAACAGTAAGAATCagtcccactgctatttatgctgtggtccacctgagcttcagGTATATAATTATTTTTTGAGTCGTGCTATAAAATAATTTCACCAAATGAATGAACTGTATCGATGCAATAAATACATTATCGCGGGCcacgtaactttaatctcctttcaaCTGTCAGTAGTACTCGCAGCAGCTCGATGAGCGTCAGCGCTCCTCTCAGCACGAcaggtacccacaccagctaggtcGTTGGGGTgcggtacgccagccaatccgcttccctcaaaATGGTACAATTCAGCTCGGAGGGACGCGGATTAATTCTCTAGCCACGAACGATCAGTTCTGTAGGCtagcctatcatgatgtatctgtttatccacaccgtccatcccttctctcaaattattttaaggtatatgcacaaaaattaggtagatccaacacacaagtggaccacacaaaataataaGCTTAGGTTGCATTagatgcacaaagcattaaatacccgttgcattaaatgcaagagtaattTGTGGTGTGTTTAACTTTAGcgtggtatttgtttttttttttttttcattcattaaaatgatattaaaaaaaaaaaaaaagaacgtacggcgtggataaacaaatacatcacagagGGCCCACCCACGGAACCGCGAGAAACTGTTTGGGGAATGATTACATGCGTTCAAGCAAATGGCAATTACACACCCGGATCCATAACGCATCTGGCAGACTgagagtggagatacctcgtttcaacacttgaggcaCTGGTATCGATCCGGCGGGTGagggttggctaacatggagtgtgcgtACTGAcaagggtgtgtactaacaagctaaccaaaaacaAACAagcaaacgaaaaaaaaaaaagcaaatggtAATTACCACAATTTGAGCTGTTTGGGGCCCACCAGTGATGTGTACATGGAATCCAAACCCTGCATCCGGTGGTTGaacaatgtggaccccacattccatcagGAAGTTCCTGCAGTGGGCATTCCTTAAGTGtcccccattgtttcctttggtgtggcccacctgagttatggatcatACTGTATTTCAGGATCCAGTCCTACACTGGCGTGCCCATCTAGCTAATGtatgggttggatggcactcgcatgtcatggtgggccccacacgtcctGAGCGCATGGTAGTTACCGTATCTTTGAACGCAAGTGCTCCTTCTCCCTCTCGTGTCGAGGGATTTATTCCAATCGGAGACGTGTCAAACATGTACAGTGATTGAGAATATATATCTACCGTACATCGAAGTGATGCCAACCATCAATGGTCCTGATCAGCGtacaaaaatacaaagaaacCAGAAATTTGTTTCTGACGAAACAGTTCATCGCATAAATAATCCATAGCATCAGCCATTGTAATCCTGATTGATCTTTCCTGTTAGATATTGTAATTCCTAAAATACCCTCTCTGATAAATCTCCATCACGTGGTCCATGTGTCATGTGCAgagaataaaaatagaaaatcctcCAACTCAAGGGAGCTACTGCCGTTTGCATTCCTCAATCCTCAGTGAGTTTGTTTTCCTCTGTAGCGACTCAGGACCACCGTGCGTCACCACccgctggggcccacatgctgagatggttcTGAGATTTGAACCGTCTTTTCTCTTTAATATACTATACTATACTGTCTATTATCCTAAAATCACGTTTTTGTCCTGTCCTTTTGAATTTTAGAGTTAAGGCCAAGCCATTCAAAATTTTAGTTTCATTGTTTTAAAATTCGATAGTGATGGTTACTGTTTACACCTGACCCTTGTGCTATATCAATTGTATTTGCATAGCAAGGATTGAGCTATCAGTAGAGTTGGGCatctgagtcgagtcggaccgagttagggctgacttgactcgatccggttttgaaataggcctgactcgaactcgatccgactcgataccgagtccagcatgcctgactcgatgtGAGTTCAGTCTagcctggactgatccggaccgagtccgatcCGATCAAAAGTACCtagttgggtcgagttggcatcgagtcagattgagagatagggagtgaagaggagagagatgaggaggaggaggaggaggaggagaagggtgatggtggtgggtggttgccgggcttggaagcgaaagaggagggagggagagagagagagaaagagggagaggttAGGATCAAGTCGGGGTAGGGTTGGAGAGACGGGTCGAGTCAggtttcggatcaagtcgagtctAACCAAATCAAGTCGggttgagttactaggtaactcaaactcgactcggtttgagttcatgTTGGGCGAAACTTACTCAGTTCGAATTGACTCACCTATTCAATTCAGATTGAGTTGGATCaaaacgagtcgagttagccagaTCAAGTCGtcacatgcccacctctagctgTCAGTGACATGTAGCTTGCCAAAAGCACGTTCGCTTAAAGCCGTATGCACATATGCAatacaaaaatcacatgattGACACCTGCACAATACGCATAACTTTTCACGTACGTGAGATGTTTCCAAGGTGTTGCCAGTAGTGGATTCTCTTCAATCTACTTCACTCACAGGTtccaaataaaaaacaaatcaataaaaaatgaaaaaatatcctAAGATGATCAACGATTTCTTAGAGGTAGCAAAATATTATGAACGAATAGCTAAAAATTTATCCGGAATTAAAAGCAAATCAAATCACAATAACATCATACCGATTCTAGTTCCTACTAAGACACAGTCAGTGCATAATACAATATTCAAAGTCACCGTTTCTTAAAAGCCTATAAAAGCAGCACCATGCACATTCACTCTCATTATAGTGTAACACTATATATTATTACTTTAGCTTCTTAACTAAGGCATTCCATTTCTATCAAACCATGCAGCAAATGTGAAGCCCTTGGTTTAGATTAGATCTGCTATTGTCCACATCATTGCTACGGTACATCTCGAAAGTAAGTTAAATATCCATGATCAGCATCATCATATCACTGATCATTGATTTCTTACTTGGCAAATCACTAGTTACATCTTTCTCACTTCATACCATGACTCATAATTATCCAATCTTTTCCACAACTATTTTGCCAATACAAGTAACTGAagctatttatttttttctactttagtttatttttcttattttcattgatTCTATTATGCTTAcatttaaattaataaaatcagcaATTAATCTTATTTTAATCATTTTCGTCTATTATTGacttgttaagaaacttaattcACTAtcgaattaaaataagaaaaatacatatCCCGAATGAGTAACCTTTCATTCCCCGtattaaatgacaaataaacatattgTAAGgcattaggaaagtttcaacaggtgggtgtcattatccattgttttttgtgttgtggtccactatcAAATAAAGTTATTTTATTTGATGCAATTGCAGAGACAATCTTGCACATGTGcactgatgagggtcgaatattgcatatcagaccctaattagtgcatgagtttacgtacatgataatgcttaatggaatattttaattatatttttattgcaggatgaaatcaggagcgttgatggaaaaagagtactacaagcatgaatttgacacttcaaagtcaccagagcaaggaacgCACTCAAGGGAACTAatactgaagaattcacatgcaagGGAGCCGAGGAAATCAAGctgttcacgttaaaaaggcccgaaaatggtccagaatgcaagatcacatggttctcgccatccgattgacttgaaacttcatgcatagcctgcaggccataaataaaccgtacatattaaatttcaaccattggatatctcgagaagtggcccaacggccagatcagccctttaattccttaagtggggcccacctggtccctGGATATGGCTCATCTTTGGTACCAACGCTCTAAATTACATGGAGAATCatatggacggaggagatttggtgcatacatcatgatggacctcacatgtgcactgcatgtaCGCAGTGCGGACGCACACCAGCAATGCATCATTACACGCaaggtcggtcagcaggcgctgaccgaccaaatttttaaaaaaaaggcagtTGCCGTTTTCGGCTTCGCGAAAACGGAAACAGGGTCTTGCGGTCccgtgttgtgggccaccattaaGGATTGTgggtccaatctggaccgtctattagatCATAATGGTCCATGttaccatcgcctaggtggcgttaTCTCAGATGGCAGTAAATATCAGTTTTTAACCGTTCAAACACAGAATGGACGGTAGGTTTAAAACCCTGTGAGCCACCATGAATTTGATCTAGAATTGAGCATGTCCGACCAGTTTTTCAATgtc
Coding sequences:
- the LOC131248212 gene encoding protein ARABIDILLO 1-like isoform X2, which encodes MSRRVRRKGSHSREKDKSISHRDSCICDVPSQSDSRIEVDWTCLPDDTVVQLFSYLNYRDRASMASTCRTWRALGSSPCLWTSLDLRAHRCDAVAASSLASRCANLQKLRFRGADSAGAVMYLQARGLREISGDFCRDITDAALSVMAARHEVLESLQIGPDFCERISSDAIKLVAQCCPKLRRLRLSGVRDVDGEAINALGRHCKQLAEIGFVDCGNVDEAALGNAVSVRFLSVAGTRNMKWSLAMQLWSKLPNLVGIDVSRTDIAPSAVSRLLSSSHNLKVFCALNCTVLEEAGNYSAYNVKGKLLLTIFTDIFKGLASLFADTTMKERNVFWEWSTSRNGVGYVGDVMNWLQWALSHSLLRVAETNPQGMDNFWLAQGAALLLSLMQSSQEDVQERAATGLATFVVIDDGNATVDCGRAEAVMRDGGIRLLLDLARSSREGVQSEAAKAIANLSVNAKVAKAVAEEGGISILADLARSKNRLVAEEAAGGLWNLSVGEEHKGAIAEAGAVKALVDLIFKWDSGGDGVLERAAGALANLAADEKCSMEVAVAGGVQALVMLARKCKFEGVQEQAARALANLAAHGDSNSNNAAVGQEAGALEALVQLTCSHHEGVRQEAAGALWNLSFDDRNREAIAAAGGVEALVALAQTCSDASQGLQERAAGALWGLSVSEANSIAIGREGGVAPLIALARSDAEDVHETAAGALWNLAFNPGNALRIVEEGGVPALVHLCSSSASKMARFMAALALAYMFDGRMDEVSLTGSSSEGISRSVSLDGARRMALKHIEEFVLTFSNHQTFSAAAASSASASLAQVAESARIQEAGHLRLELRLGDLLLCFGILLLFSGHALLLLCCSSPSQAAGMQCTMPASCRKQELHGSYVPLPLQQQHRLKPKSLQG
- the LOC131248212 gene encoding protein ARABIDILLO 1-like isoform X1, with translation MSRRVRRKGSHSREKDKSISHRDSCICDVPSQSDSRIEVDWTCLPDDTVVQLFSYLNYRDRASMASTCRTWRALGSSPCLWTSLDLRAHRCDAVAASSLASRCANLQKLRFRGADSAGAVMYLQARGLREISGDFCRDITDAALSVMAARHEVLESLQIGPDFCERISSDAIKLVAQCCPKLRRLRLSGVRDVDGEAINALGRHCKQLAEIGFVDCGNVDEAALGNAVSVRFLSVAGTRNMKWSLAMQLWSKLPNLVGIDVSRTDIAPSAVSRLLSSSHNLKVFCALNCTVLEEAGNYSAYNVKGKLLLTIFTDIFKGLASLFADTTMKERNVFWEWSTSRNGVGYVGDVMNWLQWALSHSLLRVAETNPQGMDNFWLAQGAALLLSLMQSSQEDVQERAATGLATFVVIDDGNATVDCGRAEAVMRDGGIRLLLDLARSSREGVQSEAAKAIANLSVNAKVAKAVAEEGGISILADLARSKNRLVAEEAAGGLWNLSVGEEHKGAIAEAGAVKALVDLIFKWDSGGDGVLERAAGALANLAADEKCSMEVAVAGGVQALVMLARKCKFEGVQEQAARALANLAAHGDSNSNNAAVGQEAGALEALVQLTCSHHEGVRQEAAGALWNLSFDDRNREAIAAAGGVEALVALAQTCSDASQGLQERAAGALWGLSVSEANSIAIGREGGVAPLIALARSDAEDVHETAAGALWNLAFNPGNALRIVEEGGVPALVHLCSSSASKMARFMAALALAYMFDGRMDEVSLTGSSSEGISRSVSLDGARRMALKHIEEFVLTFSNHQTFSAAAASSASASLAQVAESARIQEAGHLRCSGAEIGRFVAMLRNSSSILRACAAFALLQFTIPGGRHAMHHASLMQKAGAARVLRAAAAAATAPIEAKIFARIVLRNLEHHQVEASA